Sequence from the Corallococcus sp. EGB genome:
CGACCGGGTTGCCCACACCGGAGGGTTTCCTGCCCGACGACACCGTGCGCGTGCCGGGTGATGTGGAGCGCTGGTGCTTTCTGGGAGAAGGGGCCTGCGCGCCCGAGGAGCGCGATGCGGAGGTGATGCAGGACTTTCAGTGGGACGAAGGCTTCCGGGGCGTGGTGGGGACGGTGCGGACGTCCGCGGGGGTGTCGGTGACGGGTTTCGGTTCGTACCAGTCCCGTTCGCTGATCTCGCATGCCCTGATGGAGCGGACGTCGTGTCAGGGCATGGCCTGCAAGGCGCCAGCGGTGTGGCTCGCGGGAGCAGGGGCACCCATGGGCCGTGTGGTGTCTCGCAAGCTGCCCGGCGTGTTCCATGAGTGGGCGGGCGGTGGCCATGTGGCGATGGGCTGGGGCTCGCGGACGCAGGTCGGAATGACGGCCTGGGGGGCGCGGCCGGTGTGGAGCGTGGAGGGCGCGATGCTCGATTTCCGCTCTACGGCGGGCTACCCGGCGGGCGGCGCATTCGGCGCGGTGGGCATCGACGGTGCGTGGGGCCTGGGCCCCGTGGACCTCTTCGTGGAGGCGGCTCGGACCTTCGATGCGGCGCCGGGCGGAGGTGGTGGTTACGGCGCGCTACAGCGCACGGTGGTCGCGGGCGCATCGAACGAACTGGAGCTGTCACTGCGTGCCTACGGGCGCGGCTTCGCCAATCCCTACACGGGGGCCATGTCGGGCCCGGATGAGTTGGAGGGCTTGCGGGCCCGGAACGAAGTGGGCGCGCGTCTGCGCTATCTGCATCGGTGGGAGGGCGTGCTGCGGCTGCGCGGGGAGGTCGATGCGTGGACGCTGCCTTCCGACGGCGCGGTGGTGGGGAGCGCTGGTACGGTGAACCTGCGGGCCTCGGCTCGGGTGGACTGGCGGCCGCATGCGCTGTTCCAGCCGTCATTGTGGGGCGAGTACCGGGACAAGGACGTCGGCGTGGCGGGGGATTGCTTCGACGGCTCGGGGGAGGAGCCCTGTTCGGGGTCGCTCCTGCGCCTCACGGCCCGGGTGAAGGCGGAGCTCCACGATGCCGTGTCCGTGGCCGCGCAGTACGCGCATGCCCGCGTGGATGATCCGGTGAACCGCGGTGTGCGGGAGGACGCGCACGCGGTGGTGGAGGCGCAGGTCCGGCCTTGCGAAACCGTGAGGCTGCGCGGCCGCGCCGTGTGGAAGGACGAGGACCTGTCGACCCGCAACCGGCTGGAGCAGTCCTTCCGGGCCACGCTCGATGCGAGCTGGACGCTGGACGCCGTGACGACGCGGGCCCGGTACGCGTGGGTCGTCGATTTGAAGGACGCGCGAGGTGCCCGGACGCCGCCGCATGCGCCCCGGCACCTGTTCGCGCTGGAAGTGGAGACGCGGTTCTGAAGGGAGCGGGGTGTGGTGTCTCGGGCAGTGCGGGGATGGGGCGTGCGGTTGGGATTGGGGTGGGTGCTGGGATGGATGGGGGCGTGCGGACTGCCCATGTGGGAGGAGGAGCCTCCGGCGTGTGAGGCATTGCTGCCGGGGGACCTGGTCATCACGGAGTACCTCAACGATCCCGCGGGCGCGGACACGGGGAAGGAGTACGTGGAGCTCCACAACCCCACCCGCGAGACCGTGGACCTGCTGGGCGTCACGCTCTTCACCGCGCGCGATGAGGCGGCACAGGAGCGGGTCTACACCTTCACCACGGGCCTCCCGGTGGACGCGGGCGGCTTCGTCGTGCTGGGCGACGTGCGCGAGGGGGCGCTGCCCGAACACGTGGACCTGGCTTATGGCGATGCGCTCGGCGCGCTGGGGAACAGCGCGGGGCTGCTGGGCCTGCGGTGCGGGACGCGCGTGCTCGACGTGGTGTCCCTCACCGCGCCGGCGAGGTCGGGTTCTGCCCGGACCTATGACGGCCGACTCGTGCCCGACGCGGAGGACAATGACGATCCGTCGCGCTGGTGCGATGCGCCGGGCAGCCCGGGCGTCGCGAACGCGCCGTGTCCCGTGCTGCCGGATGGCGGAGTGCCCTCCGGGGACGGAGGCCGCGTCACCACGTGCCTGCCACCGGGCGCGGTCTCGCCTCGCGAGGTCCAGCCTCCGCGTCCGGGGGAGCTGATCATCACCGAGGTGATGGCCAACCCGAGAGGCGACGACACGGTGGGCGAGTGGCTGGAGGTCCGCGCCACCGTGCCCTTGGACCTCAACGGGCTGACGGTGGGGACGGACACATCCGGCACACGTCTGGAGTCGGAGCGGTGTCTGTCGCTCGCCGCTGGAGAGTTCGCGCTGCTCGCGCGCAGGCGGGAGCAAGACGTGAATGGCGGCCTGCCGGAGCCGCTGGCCACGTTCTCCGTGGACCTGCGCAACGCGGGCGGCGTGGTCGCAGTGCGCGCGGGAAACGTGCTCATCGACAGCGCGCTGTATGGCCCGGCCGTGGACGGCGTGGCCACCCAGGTGTCCGCGCCGCTCACCGACGATGCGAAGAACAACGACGTCTCCACGTCCTGGTGCGCGGCCACGGAGCCCTACGGTGACAAGGGCAACCTGGGCACGCCGGGGCGGGCCAACCGCGTGTGCACCGCGAGCGACGCGGGCACGGCGCAGGCCACCTGCATCGACCGGACGACGGGCCAGGCCCGAGCGCTCCGTACTCCCACCGTGGGCTCCCTGGTGCTCACCGAGTTCATGGCCGACCCCGCCGCCGTCCCGGATGCGCAGGGGGAATGGGTGGAGGTGCTCGCGCTGCGCGAGGTGGACCTCAACGGGGTGACGCTCGCCAACGAATCCGGCAGCTCCGTCCTGGAGTCCCCGCTGTGCCTGTCGATGAAGGCCGGAGGCTTCGCGGTCCTCGCGCGCAGTGACGACGCTTCACGCAATGGCGGGTTGCCTTCGGTGCTCGGCACGTTCGCCTTCGGTCTGGGCAACGGCGCGGGCGCGCATGTCCTCAAGCTGTCCGCGCAGGGAACCGTGCTGGACTCCGTGGCCTTCACGAGCGCCGCGAGCCCTGGCGTGTCTTCGCAGCTGGATGCACGCGTGCGGGACGCCACCGGCAACGACGCGGCCGGGGCCTTCTGTGCGACGCCTTCGGGCGTGACCTATGGCGCGGGCGACCGGGGCACCCCGGGCCGGGAGAACCGGAGGTGCGCGCCATGAGGAGGCGGGGAGTGGGGTGGCTGCTGCTGCTCGCCCTGCTGTCCGCCTGCGGCGGCGGGGAAGGGGAGTGCGGCCCGAGCACGGGCGTGGTGGCGAAGGTCATCGACGGCGACACCGTGGTGCTCCAGGACGGCGAGCGCATCCGCTACCTGCTCGTGGATACACCGGAGACCACGCGGGGCCACGACGACTGCTTCGGCGAGGAGGCCACGGCGTTCAACCGCTCGCTCGTGGAGGGCCGCACGGTGCGGCTGCGCGACGCGGAGGCGTGCACGGACCGCTACGGGCGGCGGCTCGCGTACGTGTCCGTGGACGGCCAGGACGTGAACGCGCTGCTCGTGCAGCGGGGCTATGCGTGCACGCTGTTCATCCCGCCGGCCGGTGCCTCCCGGCGCGGCGAGTTCGAGGCCCTGGAGGTGGAGGCCCGCCGCGCCCGCCGGGGCCTGTGGGGCCGCTGCCCGGCGCCGTGTCCCAGGGGGCGGCGCCCGGCGGCGTCCGCGCTACGACAGCGTGTCCATCACCGCCTGGTTCAGCTCCGAGTCCAGCGGCCACGCGGCAGGACGACGCGACGTGGTGAGGTCCAGCGTGCCGTCCGTGAGCTTCGCCCCGAACGCGTCCCCCACGAACAGCCGCACCTTGCGCACCTGCTCCCGAAGCGCGGCGCCCACGTCGGGCGGCCCGGCCATCGTGCTCAGCACCTCGCCGGCGCGCTCGACGAGCCACGCCAGGGACTGGATGTGGGCCTCCTGCTCCAGGTCCGCGGGCGTGCCGAGCTCCACCGCCACCTTCGTGCCCCAGGCGCTGGACAGCCTGTCCGCCATCGCGGGCAGGTGCCGCCGCAGGTGCATGGGCGAGGACTCGGGCATCGACTTCGCGGGCGTGTCCAGCACCGTGGCGTCGTGGAGCGTGAGCGCCTCGATGACGCCGTCCGGGACGAACGTCACGTCCAGCGCGTCCCCGCGCGAGCCGTAGCCGCTGGAGGTGGTGAGCAGCACGCCGCGGCCCTGGCGGAACTCGCCGTACTCCCGGACGAGCCCCGTCACCTCGCGCCCGCTGCGCAGGAACACCGTCACCTGCGGCAGGTTCAGCGGCAGGCCTTCATCGCGGCGGCGCATGAGGATGCTCATCGCCTCCAGCACCTCCCAGGCGCTGCGCACGGGGCCCCGGGCCAGCGACTCCAGCGGATCCACCGGCTTGGACGTGCTCATGAGCGGCCCTCCGCCAGGACGTGTACCCAGGTCCACGTCCGCGAGGGCAACCGCCCCGTCGCCAGCACATCATCGCCGCGTCCGCCCGTTCTGCGTCCCACGAATGCCATGGCCTGCTGCCTCCCGTGTACCCGGGAGGCAGTCTCCCCCAGGTCACGGGTGGGACCCAGCGGATCTCGAGTCCGCAATGTCCCGGGGTTCAGTTGGAGAGGTGGGCAACCCACCCCGTCTCCGCCCGCAGGCCCCATCCATTTTGCGGCGTGTCATGCGCATCCTCCCTCCACTCCGTGCACGTCCAGGGAGCAAGGGTCCAGTGACGCTCACTCTTCCGACAGCAAGCGGCCTGTCTCGTCCGGCCAGGGCTCCCGGGGCGCCAGCATGAACCCGGTTGCATCCACGCAAGACTCGCTCGCGGACCTCGTGGAGGCGAGGCGCGAGGACATCATCCAGCGCTGGGGCGCCCGGCTGGAGCCCCCTCCCCCGGACACGGCCGAGGAACTCCAGGAGCGGCTGGAGGGGATGCTCAAGCTGGTGGACGCGCTCGTGCTCGTCCTCCGGCAGGATGCCCTGGAGGCCCGGTCCTCCACCGGGCCGGCCTGGGCCCATGCCCGGGAGCTGGGGCTGCGGCGCTTCCAGGCCGGCGCGCGCGTGGAGACGCTGGTGCAGGAGTACGGCCTCCTGCGCGAGGCCATCCTGGAGGTGCTGGATGCATCCCCCCGGCCGCTCGGCACGGACGAGCTGCGCGGGCTGTGGCGTGCGCTGGACCGCAGCCTGACGGAGGCCGTGGCCCGCTACGTCCACGAGCATGAACAGGCGCTGCGCTCGCGCGAGCTGCGGCTGCAGGAGATCCTCGACCACGCCCCGGCCGCCATCTACGCGAAGGACGCGGGCGGGCGGTACCTGTTCGTCAACCTTCCCTTTGAAGCCATCTCCGGGCACGCGCGCGCGTCGGTGCTGGGGCGCTCGGACCTGGAGCTGTTCCCCCGGGAGACGGCGGAGCGCTTCCGCTACAACGACCGCCGGGTGCTGGCGTCGAGGATGCCGCTCGTCTTCGACGAGGAGGTGCTCCAGCCCGACGGGGCGCACCTCTACCACACGATGAAGTTCCCCCTGCCCGGCGTGGGGGAGGGCCAGTCGTGGGCCCTCTGCGGCGTGTCCACGGACATCACCGCCACGCGCACGCTGCGCCAGGAGCGCGACGAGGCCCGCGAGCAGCTCCAGCGCGTGCTCACCCAATTGCCCGTGGTGCTGTGGGCCTTCGACACGCAGGGCGTCTTCACCCTCTTCGAGGGCGAGGGCGTGACGACCACGACCGTGTCCTCCCAGGGGATGCAGGGGCGCTCCGTATTCGAGGTGTTCCGGGACCGGCGGGACGTGCTGGAGGTCGTCCTGCGCGCGCTGGCCGGGGAGCGGATGTCCACGGAGCTCTACCTCATGGGCGTCTGGTTCGAGGTGCGCCTCCTGCCGGTGGTCGGTCCGGACGGACGGGTGGTGAGCGTGTCGGGCGTGTCGCTGGACATCACCGAGCGGCGCCGCGCG
This genomic interval carries:
- a CDS encoding lamin tail domain-containing protein, whose translation is MSRAVRGWGVRLGLGWVLGWMGACGLPMWEEEPPACEALLPGDLVITEYLNDPAGADTGKEYVELHNPTRETVDLLGVTLFTARDEAAQERVYTFTTGLPVDAGGFVVLGDVREGALPEHVDLAYGDALGALGNSAGLLGLRCGTRVLDVVSLTAPARSGSARTYDGRLVPDAEDNDDPSRWCDAPGSPGVANAPCPVLPDGGVPSGDGGRVTTCLPPGAVSPREVQPPRPGELIITEVMANPRGDDTVGEWLEVRATVPLDLNGLTVGTDTSGTRLESERCLSLAAGEFALLARRREQDVNGGLPEPLATFSVDLRNAGGVVAVRAGNVLIDSALYGPAVDGVATQVSAPLTDDAKNNDVSTSWCAATEPYGDKGNLGTPGRANRVCTASDAGTAQATCIDRTTGQARALRTPTVGSLVLTEFMADPAAVPDAQGEWVEVLALREVDLNGVTLANESGSSVLESPLCLSMKAGGFAVLARSDDASRNGGLPSVLGTFAFGLGNGAGAHVLKLSAQGTVLDSVAFTSAASPGVSSQLDARVRDATGNDAAGAFCATPSGVTYGAGDRGTPGRENRRCAP
- a CDS encoding PAS domain-containing sensor histidine kinase; the protein is MNPVASTQDSLADLVEARREDIIQRWGARLEPPPPDTAEELQERLEGMLKLVDALVLVLRQDALEARSSTGPAWAHARELGLRRFQAGARVETLVQEYGLLREAILEVLDASPRPLGTDELRGLWRALDRSLTEAVARYVHEHEQALRSRELRLQEILDHAPAAIYAKDAGGRYLFVNLPFEAISGHARASVLGRSDLELFPRETAERFRYNDRRVLASRMPLVFDEEVLQPDGAHLYHTMKFPLPGVGEGQSWALCGVSTDITATRTLRQERDEAREQLQRVLTQLPVVLWAFDTQGVFTLFEGEGVTTTTVSSQGMQGRSVFEVFRDRRDVLEVVLRALAGERMSTELYLMGVWFEVRLLPVVGPDGRVVSVSGVSLDITERRRAEQELRASETRYRLATLATRDIIWDWDLVTGEIHWSELAPRILRLDTSRPLPVMDMAWWTASLHPDERERVTRELRQALDSRDGHWLAEYRMRRGDGTWAFVEDRGRVVKDLQGRPVRMVGAMQDVTDRHEAEAEAKRRAEFEQLLIGIVGHDLRNPISAITMAATTLSKREDACPRDQKAVARILSSADRAQRMLHDVLDFTQARLGGGIPMDPREVDLLDLVRQVLDEVQQAHPDRRLEVDGRGDARLSCDPDRLAQVITNLVNNALAYGDAFSPVRVRLRSQQDTVTLAVRNLGRPIPPELMPRLFEPLKRAEARDGHRNAHGLGLGLFIVKHIVDAHAGRLRVRSTHQDGTTFLVRLPRRPPARE